Part of the Antechinus flavipes isolate AdamAnt ecotype Samford, QLD, Australia chromosome 2, AdamAnt_v2, whole genome shotgun sequence genome is shown below.
AAGGATTTACTGAAGGTATTGCATTTCAAAACCtgaaacaaaaaagttttataaCTTCAGCCTAAGATAATGTGTGCAAAGATGCAACATTTCCTCTGAATCTCAGCTTTCAGAAAATAAATCTGTTGGAGAAATcaactgaaaacaaaagaaacattttcatatCAACTAAACACATCTAAATAACAAAGAATACAAGTGAATTCATTGTCTACATAACAGCATAGgaatatttatcaattttctaTCTAGAAAAAAAGTCTGGatcttaaatgttttaaaaattaaatgaattaaatgtgttcccatttaataaaatatttaaaaactgatgataatattgaattattttaaaccCCAAGTCATTGTTAGTGGCCTTCAATAACAGATCAATCACTGGATTTTCTTCCCTACTTCTGTACAACCAATAACACTAAAAATCTTATGGCTATCGATcaggagctggaagggacttttaaGAGCATCTAATTTaaaactctcattttatatatgaagtaaTTTCATTAAGTGATCTGCTCAAGATCAAACTGGCAACATCGGGAGTGAACAATTCCTCTCTTGTGCCACTCTTCCTTAAggtattttgaatttattattaatcGATTGATATTTTGAAATGTATCTGTGAATTTTAAGTGAAAGGAGATAACAGGGTAttaaggcaaagaaaataaaatttatataacacttgaTTTCAGCAAATGTTGTAATTAAatggaatatatatttaaatggttTAGAAGGAAAGACAAAACTAGTGACTCAGGGTGAAAAGCATAAACcctacataaaaaagaaaatatttctttcaaaaaaaacttacataaatGAGCACATGGTGTCGCTGTCCACTGAAAAGGTGAGAGAACGAAAAATTTCCATTCTTGGATACTGTAACCAGTCATAGGAGAATAGGAGCCATTTTGGTGGAGGATGCTAGGTAGttcaatatcaatatatttaagGAAACAGATAAATTGTGGATAAGCAGACTTCAAGCAATTATTTTTCTTACTCCACTAATAATCCATCAGCGTGGGCTATGGGGATTTCCCAAAGAGGTGGCCTGGGTACCCGGCAGCTGTTCTTCTCGATTCTGTTCGGCACAGCTTGGGAGATAGGAAGCGGGCAGATCCTTTACTCCGTACCGGAGGAGGCGAAACACGGTACATTTGTGGGGCGAATAGCGCAGGATCTGGGTCTGGAGGTCGGAGAGCTGGTGTCACGACTGTTCCGGGTGGTGTCCAAGGGCCGCAGGGACTACCTGGAGGTAAATGTTCAGAACGGTATTTTGTTTGTGAATTCTCGGATCGATCGTGAGGAGCTGTGCGGccgcagccctgtttgtagcatCCACCTGGAGGTGATTGTGGACAAACCTTTGCAGGTTTTCCATGTGGAAGTGGAGATCAAAGATATTAATGACAATCCGCCCGTATTCACGGAAAAACAACAAAACGTTTTTATTTCAGAATCTAGATTGTTAGACTCGCGTTTTCCACTAGAGGGCGCGTCAGATGCGGATATTGGCGCAAACTCTCTCCTGAAGTACCAACTTAGTCACAATGATTATCTTACTCTGGAAATGATaactaaaaatgacaaaagaatgtTGCCTGAACTAGTATTACATAAACTATTGGATAGGGAGGAAACTCCAGAAATCAGTTTGTTACTGACGGCTACTGATGGGGGAAAACCTGAGCTTACTGGAACAGTTGAGTTACTTATCACAGTCTTGGATGTGAATGATAACCCTCCTAAATTCGATAAATCCGAATATAAAGTTAAACTCTTTGAAAACTCACCAAACGGGACACTAATGATAAACCTTAACGCTACAGATCCTGACAAAGGAATCAATGGAGAGATTTCTTATACAATTAAAAGGATTTCACCAGCAAGTGAAAAATTAAGGTTTATTATGAACTCAGTTACTGGCGACATCCGAATTCATGGGGAACTCGATTTCGAAGATAATAGCGTATATGAAATTCAGATAATAGCCACTGATAGGGGAGCTCCTCCTATGGTTGGTTATTGCACAATCTTGTTGGAAGTCGTGGACGTTAATGATAACGCTCCTGAGATGTCCGTGACCTCCCTGTCACCGCCAGTCCTAGAGGATGCCCCTTCAGGCACTGTTATCTCCCTCATCAGTGTGTCTGACCGTGATTCCGGTATCAATGGACAGGTGACTTGCTCCTTGTCACCCCCCGGACCCTTTATTCTAGTATCCACCTTCAGGAATTATTACTCGCTGGTGCTAAACAGTCCTGTTGACCGTGAAAGCGTGCCAGTCTATGAATTGGTGGTGACCGCGAGGGATGGCGGAACGCCAGTGCTTTTGGCCACAGCCCGAGTGACTGTGGTTATTGGAGATGTAAATGATAATGCTCCTTCCTTCGAGCAGCCCATGTACACAgtgtttgtgaaagaaaacaatccTCCGGGACATCACATCTTCACAGTGTCCGCGTCAGATCCAGACGCGCTGGAGAACGCACTAGTATCTTACTCCCTGGTGGAGCGGCGGGTTGGGGAACGTTTGCTGTCGAACTACGTGTCTGTGCATTCAGAGAGTGGGAAAGTGTACGCTTTGCAGCCGCTGGACTACGAGGAGCTTGAGATGCTTCAGTTCCAGGTGAGCGCTCGGGATGCGGGCTTCCCTCCTCTAAGCAGCAATGTGAGCCTGCAGGTATTTGTGCTGGATGAGAACGACAACGCTCCGACTGTGTTACCACCTCACTCTGGTGTTAGCCCAGTGACCCAGCTGGTGTCACAGTCAGTGACTGTGGGCCATGTAGTGGCAAAAATCCGGGCTGTGGATTTGGATTCTGGCTACAATGCGTGGCTGGCTTATGAGTTGTTGCCAGAGGTAGGCGTCGGACGTAGCCCTTTTCGAGTGGGTCTGTACACGGGAGAGATCAGCACTACCCGCGCCTTGGAGGAGTCAGATGGCCCTCGGAAGATGCTGCTCGTCTTAGTAAAGGACCATGGAGAACCGGCCTTGTCCGCAACTGCCACAATCACCGTGTCCCTGGTGGAGAGTGGATTGTCGGTGAAGGCATTGTCTTTCAATACTGCAGCTGCAGCTGCTGGTCCCGCACCTGAGACGGGGCTTAGAAAGGAGGCAGTTCTAGTCGATGTGAATGTATATTTGATCATAGCCATCTGCTCAGTGTCTAGTTTGTTGGTACTAAGTCTTCTGCTGTATGCTGCTTTTCGGTGTTCAGCACCCCCAGAGGGTGTGTATGGGCTTGGGAAACCCACAGTGGTGTGCTCTAATGAGGTGGAAAACTGGTCTTATTCCCAGCAGCGACGGCAGAAAGTTTGCTCTGGAGAAGCCTCGGCCAAAACTGATCTCATGGCCTTCAGCCCTAACATTCCCCAATCAAATGAGGAGAGTCAGAATCCCTGTCTAATTGTGAGTTACTTGTTCTtcaattatgtgtatatatatttcaaaatttaaaattaatcattactttttttatgctgatgattaactctgaaaatatttcatttttaaatgaaggtaATTGGTCCATAATGGTTGAAGAAAGTCTTTACATTTGACTAACTTCTATATCTAAAGCTATcattagaaaatgtaaaatgatgaAGGCTTTTAAACTTCTATCTTTATGtttaatctttgatttttattttatattaatttgtgCTTTTATCCCTGTGATCCCAAATGCTGCATTTCTCAGTTGGTTAGTTGTAGGCTGAAATGATTTTTGAAGAAACATGTATTGCTTTTTTTAagctataaagttttttttaattgttgttattgATGATGATAACTCCTGTTGTGTCCTCAGTGGTATTTTAGAGACTTTAAGATCCCAGCATACACTCAGTAATGTAGATAATTGTATACTTCTCAGTGTTGCATAAgataattcattttaatatttttccacttatgacaagagaaagagaggaaagtcTTCAGCAGGTTGGGTGAACCTTCTAGTTTATGGAAGGGTATAGACAAAAGTCACACAGAATAGGCAAACATAATTAACAAATTATATCTAGGAAGAGAATATCAACATCATGAGACACAGACCATGAAAATATTATAGGAATTCAGCTAGCAAAGCATTGATTAGATgagtataaaagagaaaattggaatCATTATTATATCTCTTACTATGAAACAGTAGATTATACCCAATCCCTCTTTGTTTGGAACATCAAACTCTTTCAGGATATACAGTATTATCTATCATGTTGTTTACTCTACCACTGATTATTAAGTGGTATCtccaaaattttatataatgCACCTTTCTAAGCATCTAATTCATGAGATTTCTCATcttatataaagtaaataaaataaggagttttTGGAAAATCAAGGATTCCTTAAGGAAGTAATTCCTATAACATTCTGTAAGATAggacaaaatgctttaaaattcagATGTTTGTAGGAAAACAGGAGAATCttgtaattaaattaatttagaagTAGGAAAGTGTACTTGAGGCAGCTACCTTTTGCTTAGTGTGTCTGGAATTTTTGTTAAAGTAAACTACAGTCCTGTATATGACTTTTGTTTGTAAGTTCTAGAATGTTGTCTGAAGTTCATAAAGGGTAAGTAACTCATCTAGAGTCAAATAACCAGTAAATGTAAGAGATAGTATTTGAACCCCCATTTTTGACTGCAAGTCTTCCCTTACTCTGTCTTCATATAAGCTGCATTCAATTAAAATTCCTTggggaatatttaaataataattttctttaaaagcttGGTTGAATATGTTGATAAAAACTTGGAAGACgtgatagaaaatttaaaatggtaTGTGAGTAAAAATAAgttgaaatataaatattctaCACCCAAGTATGGAGATAGATAAATTGTACACATCATATTATTAATCATTTTGGAGTTTAGtttatacctttttaaaaaaatttagaatagcGTTCTCTTTGGAAGTCTCTTTCTTGTTCCATTGAATATTTTGTTTGGATGTAGGATAGCTTATTGCATCACCCATTCTCAGGCTTTACAACTGCCAGGAGATGGCAGAACTTTAGAGATGAACCTATATATAACTTCTTATAGAGCTAAAGTAGTGTGACTGCTGGGTCTAGAAATCATTGCAATTGAACTACAATTGGACTAGACTTTCACTGGGCCACTTCTCTCTCCTGTTCCTCATTAACTTGGGATAGTGTTCTTTTGGGGGAATACTTCAATGGACAAGAAGAAAAGTAAGAAGCAGGATGTAAGGGGGAAAACCACATTTTCACCCTTTCcatatctctccatttttctccattAAGTATGCCTGACCCAATATTCTTTATGTTCTATATTTTGTAAATCAGACTCCATTTTGTATTCATGAGATTTTCCATGATGAATGAAGCAAATGCTCGGTGAGCCCTTAAACTTGTGGAGAATaatacaatttttctaaaatcagtggGATTCTTTAGAATAGTTACATTAATAACTACATTTTGTTCATTGAAATCCTAGAGTTCctaaagtattattattccttcAAGAAGGATTGGAATTGTTCCTTGGAGAAAACGTATTTACACTTATGGGCAGAAATATCATTCCTTATACATTATTCTatgctttttccttttgcaaGCAGGAGTTGCTAGTTGTTTCCCTTTCTGGGAACAAAGAAGAGATAGTTCTTTTTGAAATGCTTTGTTGGGATTTTCAGATCTCTTCTTGTACTTTGCATCACTTTTATTTGGCATATTCTATTTCATACTGaagttctttgtttctttctagtcTTAATtctcatttcaattaaatttggCATTTATTATGTGTCCCATGTAGGCATTGGCAATAATTTGATATTTTGGTGGATCTGTGTTCTAAAGGTTCTATTTTGCAAATTTCAGCATGTCTTCTCTAAGATTATAGTCAGAACTAGAATCTTTCTTAGCAGCCATCTGGTTCAATCCACttatttttacagaggaagaaataatgacCCATAGTGTTAACAGATTTTTTAAAGGTCTCTCAGATAGTAAGTAGTGGAACCATATTTACAATACAgggcctctgactccaaatacaatattctttctattgcTCTGTTGTCCTTGGTATTTTCAAAACTCAACAATAAGGTTTTACTCAGTATTTTGGGGATCTTCTTCTTGATCTGTCAGTAATTCAAAGGGAGTGGTTCAGTATTCATGCTGAAATGAACAAACAAGttccttgtcttcaaggaacttaaaatctattGGTACAAAATATGTATGGCACAAATAAGTATAATGCAAGAGTAACAATGTTGATAGTAGGAAAAGGACCCCATCTTACTTTTTTTTGGCATAGCCTTCAAAATCTAGCATTATTCTCTGAATATGGCatgtaattaataattatttgtgaaATAGAATTGTCAGCAGTATATTTAGGGGAAAGAAAGACTGCAGTTCCTAGAAAAGTGAAGatgaattcattaattttttttttaaaaattcatttctagGGATATACTGGAGGTATAAAAGTCAAATGATAGAAGACCTACTGCTGCTTTATCAATGACCATGACTCATTTTTTCTGAGGAGAGTTGTGCATTCCCAAATACTTACATATAAGATTGAATCTGGCTACTTACACAGGAAAATTCAAGTGTATGTTGGTGTATTGCTGTAGTTCCTCACCACCTACAAAAATATGTAATGACACATAAGATTTCCTTGTTATATTCTActttttataaaagataaaattaggtTTTATGTTTagattatatattgttttctgaaTGAGACCATTCAATGttcagaataaattattttttcataattatgatGATAGGCAAGTGAACTGGAATAAATTTGCAAACATTTAAAcatgatattttatttctgatttaaaaGGAGATGATTgaattagatatttatttttaaatttcactatGCTTGATCATATCTTTCTTTTGACTTGTTCTCCTACTTACATAGAATAAACATTGTAAGGTAGAGGGTCTaaacacaaaatataattttcctttgtaTCATTTATAGAATCTACAGAAGATTTCCTGGAAATAGAAAAGCAGCtgagaataatgatgatgatgatagctagatTTTATATAGTGTCTGaagatttgtaaagaactttaaaatattatctcattttaccctcaAAATAACTGAATGGTGAGTGGTATTGTtgtccatattttatagatgaggaaattgaggcaaatagctTAAGTGACTTTGTTCAGAGtctcacaactaataagtgtctgaagtagaattttAACTTAGGACTGCCTGGCTATAGGCCCAGAATTCTAGCTGTACAatattttacaattctttatGTAGGACTTTAAGTACTACAATGTTATTTATTCACATGATTTCACTTAATTcccacaacaaccttgagagataagtactaaaagtattattatttcaattttgtaaGTGAGGAAATGGCTCAAAgactttatgattttcttgttaTCACTCAATGTGCATCATACCTTAGTGCAGATACTAAGAACCTactctttatatttttagaatatttcttttttaaaataaattttatgcatAGATAATATGGTCATTgggaataataattaataataatgctaaAGTCATTGGGAAAGATTGTCATCCCaagaaaaaatttgaatacaattttaaataaagaaaattcgaAGGATCACTTACCATTCTTTGAGAATCCATACTTCTCAATCTGActggaagaaatattatattgaCAAGACCTAAAAATATGTGAAAGGGATACACATCTAAGTGCTATTATCTGTGACTGGACAGTCATATAGGATGGATTTGGTTCTCCTGAAGCAATTGTTCAGTAATAGTTACACTCTTGGACGCCCCATTGAGAACACTAAATGCAGGAAGAGTTCTTTTAAAAGTAAGCAAACTCTTCATGTTTCTGGTACAAAAATGTTCCATGGAACaacaatggagagaaagaagatgggcatttaTCATCTCCAGAGATGAAATCATTTCTTCAAAAGGAGAAATCAGAAgtcaaaggtgaaaatatcagACATGTAAAGGAAATTCCAGATCAGCTGAGAATTTTGAAAATGTTACACATTCATGCACATGGTGTCGCTCTTCACTGAAAAGGTTTGGTGAAGAAAGAAACCGGCATCTTCATCCTGAATCGGGCTAATCACAGAACAActcttgtaaatctttcctggaATCAGATAGAGGTCACACTACTGGCTCGATCCAAACGGTTTGCgagaaataatttaatcttttgttttctccaaagattcCATTCTGATACTGATAATCTTACGCGTGTGTAATGGAGGGTTCGCAGAGAGCCCTGCATCtgctattttctcttctgctctTCACACTCTGGGAAGTGGGGAGCGGTCAGCTCCATTATTCAGTGCCGGAGGAAGCGAAAC
Proteins encoded:
- the LOC127552287 gene encoding LOW QUALITY PROTEIN: protocadherin alpha-12-like (The sequence of the model RefSeq protein was modified relative to this genomic sequence to represent the inferred CDS: deleted 1 base in 1 codon): MGISQRGGLGTRQLFFSILFGTAWEIGSGQILYSVPEEAKHGTFVGRIAQDLGLEVGELVSRLFRVVSKGRRDYLEVNVQNGILFVNSRIDREELCGRSPVCSIHLEVIVDKPLQVFHVEVEIKDINDNPPVFTEKQQNVFISESRLLDSRFPLEGASDADIGANSLLKYQLSHNDYLTLEMITKNDKRMLPELVLHKLLDREETPEISLLLTATDGGKPELTGTVELLITVLDVNDNPPKFDKSEYKVKLFENSPNGTLMINLNATDPDKGINGEISYTIKRISPASEKLRFIMNSVTGDIRIHGELDFEDNSVYEIQIIATDRGAPPMVGYCTILLEVVDVNDNAPEMSVTSLSPPVLEDAPSGTVISLISVSDRDSGINGQVTCSLSPPGPFILVSTFRNYYSLVLNSPVDRESVPVYELVVTARDGGTPVLLATARVTVVIGDVNDNAPSFEQPMYTVFVKENNPPGHHIFTVSASDPDALENALVSYSLVERRVGERLLSNYVSVHSESGKVYALQPLDYEELEMLQFQVSARDAGFPPLSSNVSLQVFVLDENDNAPTVLPPHSGVSPVTQLVSQSVTVGHVVAKIRAVDLDSGYNAWLAYELLPEVGVGRSPFRVGLYTGEISTTRALEESDGPRKMLLVLVKDHGEPALSATATITVSLVESGLSVKALSFNTAAAAAGPAPETGLRKEAVLVDVNVYLIIAICSVSSLLVLSLLLYAAFRCSAPPEGVYGLGKPTVVCSNEVENWSYSQQRRQKVCSGEARPKLISWPSALTFPNQMRRVRIPV